The proteins below are encoded in one region of Peptoniphilus sp. GNH:
- a CDS encoding proline--tRNA ligase, whose amino-acid sequence MKLSKFYMPTLKEDPQDAEVASHKFLVRAGMIRRSASGLYSYLPLGYRVVRKIENIVRETMDKYGSQEILMGALQPKEIWEESGRWAVFGPEMFKLTDRANREYCLGPTAEEYFTSLIKNEVSSYKDLPLNIYQIQTKYRDEKRPRFGINRSREFLMKDAYSFDRDVEGMKESYMNMYRAYEEIFDRLELNYKVVEGDSGAMGGNKSHEFIALAETGEGVIAYSEKTSYAATDEKAPVNYQLPKREDRLDLEKVATPNCKSIEEVAAFLGIELRRCAKAILLKAEDEKFLVLIPGDRELNMSKLCGYLGIPEHEIEMQDEKDIESIGGVAGYTGPLGIKKARIIADARLRDMDNLIVGANEEGYHLRNVNMQRDFTAELVDDLLMVREGDLVPAGDETFKFARGIEVGNIFQLGTKYSKSMHATFLDENGKEQFFVMGSYGVGVTRSVAALVEQFHDDDGIIWPMTVAPYHVIITCVNPKKEEQLQVAEEIYEEFKKAGAEVLLDDRDERAGVKFKDRDLIGIPIRITVGKKASENLVEYSRRADRENHEVSSKDAIKMALEEIKKEIK is encoded by the coding sequence ATGAAATTATCTAAATTTTATATGCCTACCTTAAAGGAGGACCCTCAAGATGCAGAGGTGGCTTCCCATAAATTTTTGGTTAGAGCTGGAATGATTAGAAGAAGTGCATCAGGACTTTATTCTTACTTGCCCTTGGGATATAGGGTTGTAAGGAAGATTGAAAATATTGTAAGAGAAACTATGGATAAATATGGTTCTCAAGAGATTTTGATGGGGGCTCTTCAACCCAAGGAGATTTGGGAAGAGTCTGGCAGATGGGCAGTTTTTGGACCGGAAATGTTCAAGTTGACGGACAGAGCTAATAGAGAGTATTGCCTAGGACCTACCGCTGAAGAGTATTTTACTTCTCTTATAAAAAATGAGGTTTCTTCTTATAAGGACCTACCTCTTAATATATATCAAATTCAAACTAAGTATAGGGATGAGAAGAGACCCAGATTTGGAATTAATAGATCCAGGGAATTTTTGATGAAGGATGCCTATTCTTTTGATAGAGATGTCGAAGGGATGAAGGAGTCCTATATGAATATGTATAGGGCTTATGAGGAGATTTTTGACAGATTGGAGTTAAATTACAAGGTGGTGGAAGGAGATTCTGGAGCCATGGGAGGCAATAAGAGCCATGAGTTTATAGCTCTTGCTGAAACTGGGGAAGGTGTGATTGCCTATTCGGAAAAGACTTCCTATGCTGCAACTGATGAAAAGGCTCCCGTAAACTATCAACTTCCTAAAAGAGAAGATAGGCTTGATCTTGAAAAGGTGGCGACTCCAAATTGCAAGAGCATAGAAGAAGTGGCGGCTTTTTTGGGCATTGAACTTAGAAGGTGTGCCAAGGCCATCTTATTAAAGGCAGAAGATGAAAAGTTTTTGGTTTTGATACCCGGAGATAGGGAACTCAATATGTCTAAGCTTTGTGGTTATCTTGGAATACCAGAACATGAAATAGAAATGCAAGATGAAAAGGATATAGAATCCATTGGCGGTGTGGCTGGATATACAGGTCCTCTTGGCATCAAAAAGGCCAGGATAATTGCAGATGCTAGACTAAGAGATATGGACAATTTGATTGTGGGAGCAAATGAAGAAGGCTACCACCTAAGAAATGTAAACATGCAAAGAGATTTTACTGCTGAGCTGGTTGATGACCTTTTAATGGTAAGAGAGGGCGACCTTGTGCCAGCCGGAGATGAAACTTTTAAGTTTGCAAGAGGTATCGAGGTCGGCAATATTTTCCAATTGGGAACTAAGTATTCCAAGTCCATGCATGCGACTTTCTTAGATGAAAATGGCAAGGAGCAATTTTTCGTGATGGGCTCTTATGGAGTTGGAGTGACTAGATCTGTGGCAGCCTTGGTTGAACAATTCCACGATGATGACGGGATAATCTGGCCTATGACTGTGGCACCTTATCATGTGATTATAACTTGCGTAAATCCAAAGAAAGAAGAACAACTGCAAGTGGCTGAAGAAATCTATGAAGAATTTAAGAAGGCTGGAGCGGAAGTCCTTTTAGATGACAGAGATGAGAGAGCTGGAGTCAAGTTTAAGGATAGGGACCTCATAGGTATTCCTATAAGAATCACTGTTGGCAAGAAGGCGTCTGAAAATCTTGTAGAATATTCTAGAAGAGCTGATAGAGAAAATCATGAAGTGTCTTCTAAAGACGCTATAAAGATGGCCTTAGAAGAAATAAAAAAAGAAATTAAATAA